From Bifidobacterium longum subsp. longum JCM 1217, one genomic window encodes:
- a CDS encoding PHP domain-containing protein encodes MQPIRIRSNHDYGGGALMRDFVNLHVHSDYSLADGVSTVSELMSEAQRLGQPAIGLTDHGSVGGLMEFWKAGRQRGIKPILGVEAYVTPETGRTDTRCVSWDNSWKERNTRRSVTCVPHDPYDVSGGGLFTHLTLWAESDEGLVNLMKASSVANLEGLVSRYPRMDNNVLSSFAKGLICGSGCMSGAIPTRLLLGQFDEALRMAGELQDIFGRDNFFIEIMDHGLSIEHQIRNDLVELAKRINAPLVATSDVHYAKRDDSLKHDVRICIETGDVMDGPHRFKFESEEYYLRSSAVMRSLFSDVPEACDNTLLIAERCDTGFCVAEDGSLMPQHVGADGRASSEILQGEVEGWLQTKYGSIPDSVWNRAQHEMAVIRETHAEEYLMAVAYCTNRLREEGHLVGPGKGILARSLVAYALGISEIDPIEYDLPFTDFQDSVFPTAVLQTERGLSRRVLQYLCDRYGNGYAAAVIAYSRFNDAKAVKDVSHVCGYQRFWDASSAEVWLQDNAKKSIADGLKDCIYDCSVRSDVLALCNKPLAEVTSIVRFPSGAESTAFDAKGCDELGLPRLRIAGSRVLQVVQDALRFIPDCNVPQVWDDSCSSLDESRVYDLLSAGYTAGIPFLDGMKSELMQQKLTSFAELIDICHSRGADRADAVARAMFAYRVAYVKTLYTIEFMTAMLNSYNEDGARAKLESIFEEMYCLGIHVRMPNINQSQYYATAYSSTGDDEKSAYGIQLGFNAIRGISEQLAEEIVSTRNKGSAYRSFNDFIRRVSLEHCNAGNVNYLIRAGAFDCVNPCRKALAQCGNDLIEAERQYRAAQSHGQGDLLQDVMDASPCAQKSTDEVVPNGSDWDQTTRQQLQCESFKWPIGRAIEQYVCA; translated from the coding sequence ATGCAGCCGATTCGAATTCGAAGCAACCATGACTATGGAGGCGGTGCTCTTATGCGGGATTTCGTTAATTTGCATGTACATAGTGACTATTCGCTGGCAGATGGTGTCTCTACTGTGAGCGAGCTGATGAGTGAAGCGCAACGATTAGGTCAGCCAGCAATTGGTCTGACTGATCACGGCAGTGTCGGCGGTTTGATGGAGTTCTGGAAAGCAGGACGTCAGCGAGGCATTAAGCCGATTTTGGGTGTTGAAGCATACGTAACGCCAGAAACTGGCCGCACGGATACGAGATGCGTATCTTGGGATAATTCGTGGAAAGAGAGGAATACTCGAAGAAGTGTTACTTGTGTGCCTCATGATCCTTATGATGTCAGCGGTGGTGGGCTGTTTACTCACTTGACGCTATGGGCAGAGTCCGATGAAGGTCTTGTCAATCTCATGAAAGCATCTTCCGTGGCGAATCTCGAAGGTCTGGTCTCGCGTTATCCTCGCATGGATAACAATGTCTTGTCATCATTTGCAAAAGGACTTATTTGTGGGTCGGGCTGCATGTCTGGAGCCATTCCGACAAGATTGTTGCTTGGACAATTTGATGAAGCGTTGCGAATGGCCGGTGAACTACAGGATATTTTCGGTCGAGATAATTTCTTTATAGAAATCATGGATCATGGTTTGTCCATTGAGCACCAAATCAGGAATGATCTAGTGGAACTGGCGAAACGAATTAATGCGCCGTTAGTCGCAACTAGTGATGTGCATTATGCAAAGCGTGATGACAGTCTAAAACATGATGTGCGTATATGCATTGAAACAGGTGATGTGATGGATGGTCCTCATCGTTTCAAGTTTGAAAGCGAGGAGTATTATTTGCGTTCATCTGCGGTTATGCGGTCTCTGTTCTCCGATGTGCCTGAAGCCTGCGACAATACGTTGCTCATAGCAGAGCGGTGCGATACCGGATTTTGTGTAGCGGAAGATGGCTCATTAATGCCGCAGCATGTTGGTGCTGATGGCCGAGCGTCGAGTGAAATTCTTCAAGGGGAAGTTGAAGGATGGCTGCAAACGAAGTATGGAAGCATACCGGATTCAGTGTGGAATCGTGCTCAACACGAAATGGCTGTGATTCGTGAAACCCATGCTGAAGAATACTTGATGGCCGTCGCATATTGTACGAATCGATTGCGAGAAGAGGGGCATTTGGTCGGGCCCGGGAAGGGGATATTGGCTCGCAGCCTTGTCGCCTATGCGCTGGGGATTAGTGAGATTGATCCCATCGAATACGATTTACCCTTTACTGATTTTCAAGATTCAGTCTTTCCTACAGCTGTTTTGCAAACGGAACGGGGACTGTCCAGGCGGGTATTGCAATATCTATGTGACCGATATGGGAATGGTTATGCAGCTGCTGTAATTGCATACAGCCGTTTTAACGATGCCAAGGCAGTGAAAGATGTGTCGCATGTATGCGGATATCAACGGTTCTGGGATGCATCCTCGGCTGAGGTTTGGTTGCAGGATAACGCCAAGAAGTCTATTGCGGATGGGTTGAAAGACTGTATATATGACTGTTCCGTTCGCAGTGATGTGTTGGCTCTTTGCAACAAGCCCCTTGCCGAAGTAACGTCCATTGTTCGTTTTCCTTCGGGGGCAGAAAGCACCGCGTTTGATGCAAAAGGCTGTGATGAACTTGGGCTTCCTCGTCTCCGTATTGCAGGTTCGAGAGTTTTGCAGGTGGTGCAGGATGCCCTTCGATTCATACCGGATTGCAATGTGCCGCAAGTATGGGACGATTCTTGCAGTTCGTTGGATGAGAGCCGTGTGTATGACTTACTGTCCGCGGGCTATACGGCCGGTATTCCATTCTTGGATGGAATGAAGAGCGAACTGATGCAGCAGAAGCTTACCTCTTTTGCGGAGCTAATTGACATATGCCATAGCAGAGGTGCCGACCGCGCAGATGCTGTTGCTCGTGCAATGTTCGCATACCGTGTCGCCTATGTGAAAACGTTATACACAATCGAATTCATGACCGCAATGTTGAATAGTTATAACGAGGATGGCGCTAGAGCGAAACTGGAAAGTATATTTGAAGAAATGTACTGTTTAGGTATTCATGTAAGAATGCCAAACATTAATCAATCTCAATATTATGCGACAGCGTATTCCAGTACCGGTGACGATGAGAAATCGGCATATGGAATTCAGCTCGGTTTTAATGCGATACGGGGCATTTCGGAACAATTGGCAGAAGAAATCGTTTCAACCCGTAATAAAGGCAGTGCCTATCGCAGTTTTAATGATTTTATACGTCGTGTTTCATTGGAACATTGCAATGCAGGGAATGTCAATTACCTCATTAGAGCCGGTGCTTTTGATTGCGTCAACCCCTGCAGGAAGGCTCTTGCCCAATGTGGCAATGACCTTATCGAGGCGGAAAGGCAATACAGAGCAGCACAATCCCATGGACAGGGTGATTTATTGCAGGATGTAATGGATGCAAGTCCTTGTGCGCAAAAGAGTACAGATGAAGTCGTCCCTAATGGTTCGGATTGGGATCAAACCACTCGGCAACAGCTCCAGTGTGAGTCTTTCAAATGGCCAATAGGACGTGCGATTGAACAATATGTGTGTGCTTAG
- a CDS encoding helix-turn-helix transcriptional regulator, with product MAVSSQQATPSTAQIVIEILELLDAHTDREHGITATEISKRISVSEKTVRGHLKALRDMQPFGRRVEHLERRDLLSAESADPKPGWYIEPVFDTAQMRLLADGAVISRSDSEYLSDLIAKIYTFAGKSGQLRGLRQLTTPKNYNTEFLNNIEMLNDAIEHERVIRFRYCTYDIDGNLVPRRDNAGEIKEYQADPYHLMYKNNKYYLICHMHQHDSLSYLHVERFRNLYVEETDHALNRSLDSFSPIPGTPFNIEEHMDERPYPMDGAAVPIHLRITGTLEPLYDWFDNAKVTQISANEYDVHIMANELATLWWALQYADSRLIEVLEPQSLRIMLRDTGESLLEKYRD from the coding sequence ATGGCCGTCTCATCGCAACAAGCAACACCTTCCACTGCGCAGATTGTCATCGAGATTCTCGAACTGCTGGATGCGCATACAGACCGCGAGCACGGGATTACTGCCACTGAGATCAGCAAGCGCATCAGCGTTTCGGAAAAGACCGTACGAGGGCATCTCAAGGCGTTGCGTGACATGCAACCATTCGGCCGTCGGGTGGAGCATCTGGAGCGTCGAGACCTGCTCTCTGCTGAAAGCGCTGATCCAAAGCCGGGATGGTACATTGAACCGGTGTTTGATACGGCCCAGATGCGTCTGCTTGCGGACGGCGCGGTAATATCACGGTCTGACAGCGAATATCTGAGCGACCTTATCGCCAAAATCTATACGTTCGCGGGCAAGTCGGGCCAATTGCGCGGTCTGAGGCAGCTCACTACGCCAAAGAATTACAACACCGAGTTTCTCAACAATATCGAAATGCTCAACGATGCCATCGAACACGAACGAGTAATTCGATTCCGTTACTGCACCTATGACATTGATGGCAATCTGGTTCCTCGCCGCGACAATGCGGGTGAAATCAAAGAATACCAAGCCGATCCGTACCATCTGATGTACAAGAACAACAAATACTATCTGATTTGCCACATGCATCAGCATGACAGTCTCTCGTATCTGCACGTAGAACGTTTCCGCAACCTTTACGTCGAGGAGACTGATCATGCGCTCAATCGCTCACTGGATAGCTTCAGTCCGATTCCGGGAACGCCGTTCAACATCGAAGAGCATATGGACGAACGCCCTTACCCCATGGACGGCGCAGCAGTACCGATTCACCTGCGTATTACCGGCACGCTGGAGCCCTTGTACGACTGGTTCGACAACGCCAAGGTCACTCAAATCAGCGCCAACGAATACGACGTGCATATCATGGCCAACGAATTAGCGACCTTGTGGTGGGCATTGCAATATGCCGATTCGCGCCTCATTGAAGTCCTTGAACCACAATCCTTACGCATTATGCTGCGAGATACTGGCGAATCTTTGCTAGAAAAGTATCGAGACTAG
- a CDS encoding YihY/virulence factor BrkB family protein, with translation MHGLKSAIDRGADAWARSLPGRVLDRYVSRSGPLLANGLAYGLLFAFFAGVWIAVSVFGLIMVGNIDWQQMLIDAVREVIPGVADSFLTSSALGAMSSALTWTGLATLAIFWWTVTGWMNSLRHAVRAMFDDCGDELNIVVARLRDTLAAIAIAILFILSTAAGTVSGGIVRRLLQWGGIPSSSLPGTVLLEMTGFGTGVALNFALFMLLLRVVSHIKAGRFTILGALLGSLTVSAMQLLGARLLAGASRNPMLAPFAALIGVLIWFNLVAQVILLCAALIAECRQKS, from the coding sequence ATGCATGGGTTGAAGAGTGCGATTGACAGGGGAGCGGACGCGTGGGCACGTTCGCTGCCTGGGCGCGTGCTCGACCGGTATGTGTCGCGGAGCGGCCCCCTGCTGGCGAATGGTCTGGCATATGGTCTGCTGTTCGCCTTTTTTGCCGGCGTCTGGATTGCGGTGAGCGTGTTCGGCCTTATCATGGTCGGCAACATTGATTGGCAGCAGATGCTGATTGACGCGGTGCGTGAAGTCATTCCCGGTGTGGCCGACTCGTTTCTGACGTCTTCCGCGCTAGGCGCCATGTCAAGCGCATTGACGTGGACCGGTCTGGCCACGTTGGCCATATTCTGGTGGACAGTGACCGGCTGGATGAACTCGCTGCGCCACGCCGTACGGGCCATGTTCGACGACTGCGGCGACGAGCTCAATATCGTCGTCGCAAGGTTACGCGATACGCTTGCCGCCATCGCCATCGCAATACTGTTCATTCTTTCGACCGCGGCCGGTACGGTGTCCGGCGGCATCGTACGCCGACTGCTGCAATGGGGCGGCATCCCCAGCAGTTCGTTGCCCGGCACCGTGCTTTTGGAGATGACCGGTTTCGGTACCGGCGTCGCGCTGAATTTCGCGTTGTTCATGTTGCTGCTGCGCGTGGTCTCCCACATCAAAGCCGGACGATTCACGATACTCGGCGCGTTACTGGGATCTCTGACGGTTTCCGCAATGCAGCTTCTCGGTGCGCGACTATTAGCCGGAGCCTCCCGGAATCCGATGCTTGCCCCGTTCGCCGCGTTGATCGGCGTGCTCATTTGGTTCAACCTCGTCGCCCAGGTCATTTTGCTCTGTGCCGCCCTCATTGCCGAGTGTCGACAAAAGAGCTGA
- a CDS encoding DUF4143 domain-containing protein, whose protein sequence is MPVPTTIAAYDAFILYPAHRYDIKGKRILKQEKKYYAVDLGMRRILCSNNVRDIGRLLENVVFLELMRREGDVYVGQSSGSEIDFVTNGPGGRRYYQVSESVHDSATLDREPSSLRAVRDNYPKTLITLDDERPYSHEGIRQIYALDWLLNEDHKKQ, encoded by the coding sequence GTGCCCGTTCCGACGACGATCGCGGCCTACGACGCGTTCATCCTCTACCCGGCCCACCGATACGACATCAAGGGCAAGAGGATTCTCAAGCAGGAAAAGAAGTACTATGCCGTGGACTTGGGGATGCGACGTATCCTGTGCTCCAACAACGTGCGGGACATCGGACGCCTCCTCGAGAACGTGGTGTTCCTCGAACTGATGCGCCGCGAGGGCGACGTATATGTCGGACAGAGCTCCGGCAGCGAGATCGACTTCGTCACGAACGGGCCAGGCGGACGTCGGTACTACCAGGTCAGCGAATCGGTGCACGATTCGGCGACGCTGGATCGGGAGCCGTCCTCGCTGCGCGCCGTGCGTGACAACTATCCCAAGACGCTGATTACGCTGGATGACGAACGGCCCTACTCCCACGAAGGCATCCGACAGATATACGCGCTTGACTGGCTGTTGAACGAAGACCACAAGAAACAGTAG
- a CDS encoding RluA family pseudouridine synthase, with protein MSRIVPAPDALVGKRFDVAVAKMLGISRSKAADLVDSGQARVLGREVARSSTLQAGETVEFDLAEEQAEPEPIATDMAVVYEDDDVVVVDKPVGVAAHASVGWTGPTVLGSLRDRGVHITSYGAAGREGIVSRLDVGTSGLMLVCKSDLAYTEMRRQFAEHEVKKTYHALVQGGLKENKATIEAPIGRAKVSDFRFCVTPAGKPAVTHWDVLERFGHEATLVSVNLETGRTHQIRVHFSSIGHPLCGDPMYGANPVLSEALGLDRQWLHAMKLEFRHPRTRVWTTVRSQYPADLAAALDAMRARHIEPAEPAEYAEVLVD; from the coding sequence ATGAGTCGAATAGTCCCTGCTCCCGATGCATTGGTGGGTAAGCGTTTCGACGTAGCCGTGGCCAAAATGCTGGGTATTTCACGATCTAAAGCCGCCGATCTGGTTGACTCCGGGCAGGCGCGCGTTTTAGGACGTGAAGTTGCGCGGTCCAGCACATTGCAGGCGGGGGAGACCGTCGAATTTGATTTGGCGGAGGAACAGGCCGAGCCTGAGCCTATCGCAACTGATATGGCCGTTGTCTACGAAGACGATGATGTCGTTGTAGTCGATAAGCCTGTAGGCGTGGCGGCGCATGCCTCGGTTGGCTGGACCGGTCCAACCGTGCTCGGATCACTGCGTGACCGCGGCGTGCATATCACTTCCTATGGTGCGGCCGGGCGTGAGGGCATTGTTTCTCGCCTTGATGTAGGCACTTCCGGCTTGATGTTGGTGTGCAAGTCCGACCTTGCGTACACCGAGATGCGTCGGCAGTTCGCCGAGCATGAGGTAAAGAAAACCTATCATGCGCTCGTGCAGGGTGGTCTTAAAGAGAACAAAGCAACCATTGAGGCGCCGATCGGGCGCGCCAAAGTGTCCGATTTCCGCTTCTGCGTGACTCCGGCCGGCAAACCGGCCGTTACGCACTGGGATGTGCTGGAGCGTTTCGGCCATGAGGCCACTCTGGTATCCGTGAATCTGGAGACCGGACGTACTCATCAGATTCGCGTGCATTTCTCCTCGATTGGGCATCCCCTGTGCGGCGACCCCATGTATGGTGCCAATCCGGTGCTGTCTGAGGCCTTGGGACTTGACCGGCAGTGGCTGCACGCCATGAAGCTCGAATTCCGTCATCCCCGCACCCGCGTCTGGACCACGGTCCGGTCCCAGTACCCGGCCGACTTGGCTGCCGCACTCGATGCCATGCGTGCCCGACACATCGAACCCGCTGAACCTGCCGAATATGCCGAAGTTCTGGTGGACTAA
- the lspA gene encoding signal peptidase II, giving the protein MTNQQGRLRTRVAVFACVAAAALIVDQLTKAWAMAALSNGQTIRVIPGLLSFTLVRNPGASLGMGSGATWVISLLAVVACVALAVAGVRTVSMKWSVAISFAFAGALGNLIDRVMYADGFLDGKVVDFLNYGWSVGNVADIYLVVAGVVLVILILMGEPFSHKDLIEQSDESLQSEPEADAK; this is encoded by the coding sequence ATGACGAACCAACAGGGACGGCTGCGCACCCGCGTGGCCGTCTTTGCATGTGTGGCCGCGGCTGCGCTGATTGTCGATCAGCTCACCAAGGCTTGGGCGATGGCCGCGTTATCCAACGGTCAGACCATTCGAGTGATTCCCGGACTGCTGTCCTTCACCTTGGTGCGTAATCCGGGCGCGTCCTTGGGCATGGGATCAGGCGCTACTTGGGTAATCAGTCTGTTGGCCGTTGTGGCTTGCGTGGCCCTTGCTGTGGCTGGGGTGCGCACTGTCTCCATGAAATGGTCGGTGGCGATTTCTTTCGCGTTTGCAGGCGCTCTGGGCAACCTGATTGACCGTGTTATGTACGCTGACGGCTTCCTCGACGGCAAAGTGGTGGATTTCCTTAACTATGGCTGGTCCGTTGGCAATGTGGCGGATATCTATCTGGTAGTCGCCGGTGTGGTCCTGGTGATTCTGATTCTTATGGGGGAGCCGTTCTCACACAAGGATCTCATCGAGCAATCCGACGAATCCCTACAGTCTGAGCCGGAGGCGGACGCCAAGTAA
- a CDS encoding DivIVA domain-containing protein, protein MALLTPKDIREHTFQTVRFKEGYDVDEVDDFLDQVTETVEALGRQAVAGGQATQTLGPDVTNLNAKISDLTGQVQQLESENAGLKNAVAQAQQAVQAGNDQAAQLVSAKLSEAEESNRALSSQNEQLKGQVDQLNAQIDQLTAQAAQASGDQEAVGQQIAAIQQERDQFRAANEELSRQLAAAQQQGSAAQQQSAQIAELSRQLEEAKQRENQLRAQVSKVEPSTETGSLQKIAGAASMPGTEPERATAMLTLAMQLHDQYVEKGKNKAKEITEASQNKYNDLVTKANNYSERTRSEADDYSTRTRSDADTYSDRTRSEADAYRDQTHADAETYSQNTRSEADAYSVKTRQDADNYSKSQHDDADNYEKEVQQRAAEYDKNTRSAADAYDKNTRSAADTYAEQVRDNLQAQSKVVEGNIQSLKQFETEYRARLTEYLGQLASQVSESNNYVDQTSSKTN, encoded by the coding sequence ATGGCTCTGTTGACGCCGAAGGATATTAGGGAGCACACCTTCCAGACTGTTCGATTCAAGGAAGGTTATGATGTCGACGAGGTCGATGACTTCCTTGATCAGGTCACGGAAACCGTCGAGGCTCTTGGACGTCAGGCGGTAGCCGGCGGTCAGGCCACCCAGACTCTGGGTCCTGACGTGACCAACCTTAATGCGAAGATCTCCGATCTTACCGGTCAGGTGCAGCAACTCGAGTCGGAGAATGCTGGTTTGAAGAACGCTGTGGCTCAGGCCCAGCAGGCCGTTCAGGCTGGCAATGATCAGGCAGCACAGCTTGTCTCTGCCAAGCTCAGCGAAGCCGAGGAATCCAACCGCGCGCTGTCCTCCCAGAATGAGCAGCTCAAGGGTCAGGTCGATCAGCTGAACGCTCAAATCGATCAGCTCACCGCTCAGGCTGCTCAGGCCTCCGGTGACCAGGAGGCTGTCGGTCAGCAGATCGCCGCCATTCAGCAGGAACGTGATCAGTTCCGCGCGGCCAACGAGGAGCTGTCCCGTCAGCTCGCCGCTGCTCAGCAGCAGGGTTCCGCCGCTCAGCAGCAGTCCGCTCAGATCGCTGAGCTGTCCCGTCAGCTCGAAGAAGCCAAGCAGCGTGAAAACCAGCTTCGTGCTCAGGTTTCTAAGGTCGAGCCGAGCACCGAGACCGGTTCTCTGCAGAAGATCGCTGGCGCCGCTTCCATGCCGGGCACCGAGCCCGAGCGCGCCACCGCCATGCTGACCCTGGCTATGCAGCTGCACGATCAGTACGTGGAGAAGGGCAAGAACAAGGCCAAGGAAATCACCGAGGCCAGCCAGAACAAGTACAACGATCTGGTCACCAAGGCCAACAACTACTCCGAGCGTACCCGTTCCGAGGCCGACGACTACTCCACTCGTACTCGTTCCGACGCCGACACCTATTCGGATCGTACCCGCTCCGAGGCCGACGCTTACCGTGACCAGACTCACGCGGATGCCGAGACCTACTCCCAGAACACCCGTTCTGAGGCCGACGCATACTCCGTCAAGACTCGTCAGGATGCGGACAACTACTCCAAGTCTCAGCACGATGACGCTGACAACTACGAGAAGGAAGTACAGCAGCGTGCCGCCGAGTATGACAAGAACACTCGTTCCGCGGCTGATGCGTACGACAAGAACACCCGCTCTGCAGCCGATACGTATGCCGAGCAGGTGCGCGACAACCTTCAGGCTCAGTCCAAGGTCGTCGAGGGCAACATCCAGAGCCTCAAGCAGTTCGAGACTGAATACCGCGCCCGCCTCACCGAGTACCTCGGCCAGCTGGCATCGCAGGTTTCCGAGTCGAACAACTACGTCGACCAGACCTCGTCCAAGACCAACTGA